One window of the Tautonia marina genome contains the following:
- the coxB gene encoding cytochrome c oxidase subunit II, translating to MRYWSVLFALVSVLAVATFVYAPFDDDWWLPSYRATNAQSIATLEEIQSQAPRAAASLVPLRDLDGPATPEQLETVEQTRAWLSLQSARLNQAIHANFLTTRSRALESQAAQTRAAVIEARNLLGAPEGAEAIDQAVSELGRFEAMAGDALATVVEPGGSLRATVSTAAGQIDHLYILLLVITGLTFIGVAIALVVVLWRFRAQPGRRAHYSHGSLRLEIIWTVIPAAILVFIALYQLRAWADIKFQSTWPDVRPLAEVTARQFQWKIRYPGPDGRFGTSDDLHTINDLHFVKDEPTIIHLKAEDVIHSFFLPQLRIKQDAVPGMTIPVLFDARKAGRYELLCAELCGWGHYKMRAQVIVHESQDEFDEWMAQSLREQDSSDPTASPASADVATASGLRVE from the coding sequence GTGAGATACTGGAGCGTTCTGTTCGCCCTGGTCTCGGTCCTCGCCGTTGCGACGTTCGTCTACGCCCCGTTCGACGACGACTGGTGGCTCCCCAGTTACCGAGCCACCAACGCCCAGTCGATCGCGACCCTGGAGGAGATCCAGAGCCAGGCCCCCAGGGCCGCGGCCTCCCTGGTCCCTCTCCGCGATCTCGACGGCCCGGCCACTCCCGAACAGCTCGAAACGGTCGAGCAGACCCGGGCCTGGCTCAGCCTCCAGTCGGCCCGCTTGAACCAAGCCATCCATGCGAACTTCCTGACCACCCGGTCTCGGGCCCTGGAAAGCCAGGCCGCCCAGACCCGGGCCGCCGTCATCGAGGCCCGCAACCTCCTCGGCGCTCCCGAAGGAGCCGAGGCGATCGATCAGGCCGTCTCCGAGCTGGGCCGCTTCGAAGCGATGGCCGGCGACGCGCTCGCCACCGTCGTCGAGCCGGGAGGATCGCTACGGGCCACCGTCTCCACCGCGGCCGGTCAGATCGATCACCTGTACATCCTTTTGCTCGTGATCACGGGCCTCACCTTCATCGGCGTCGCCATCGCGCTGGTGGTCGTCCTCTGGCGGTTCCGCGCCCAGCCGGGCCGACGCGCCCATTATTCGCACGGCAGCCTCCGCCTGGAGATCATCTGGACGGTCATCCCCGCCGCCATCCTCGTCTTCATCGCGCTCTATCAACTTCGAGCCTGGGCCGACATCAAGTTCCAGAGCACCTGGCCCGACGTTCGCCCCCTGGCCGAAGTCACGGCCCGCCAGTTCCAGTGGAAGATCCGCTACCCCGGCCCCGACGGCCGCTTCGGCACGAGCGACGACCTGCACACCATCAACGACCTGCACTTCGTCAAGGACGAACCGACGATCATCCACCTGAAGGCGGAAGACGTGATTCACTCCTTCTTCCTCCCGCAGTTGCGCATCAAGCAAGACGCCGTTCCGGGCATGACGATTCCCGTCCTCTTCGACGCTCGCAAGGCCGGCCGCTACGAGCTGCTCTGTGCCGAGCTGTGCGGCTGGGGACACTACAAGATGCGTGCCCAGGTCATCGTTCACGAATCCCAGGACGAATTCGACGAGTGGATGGCCCAGTCGCTCCGCGAACAAGACAGCAGCGACCCAACCGCCTCCCCGGCTTCGGCCGATGTCGCCACCGCCTCCGGCCTCCGAGTGGAGTGA
- a CDS encoding metallophosphoesterase family protein, whose product MKIVHLSDIHIWRYSINPVKLWGKRAVGMAELFTGRAKKFRLERMEDVVERVKSINADHLLITGDLTTTAMRREFEQAREALGPLLGDPDRVSILPGNHDRYTSRSVRTRAFERVFGAFSPGDSFPWLRHLDERTAILALDATRAHLSATGRLPDDQFHQARELLLTTDPRPKRLIVACHYPVAAPEAYQSELRKKRMVNAADVARWLRRVGPHLYCSGHVHAAWAHRPHEVPEQLSLNAGAPLLRDPTGRRPPGFLEIDLTEQSVTVKHHAWTGMDWSIMPMVTDLRLFGSEAGSLVRD is encoded by the coding sequence TTGAAGATTGTCCACCTGTCTGACATTCACATCTGGCGCTACTCGATTAATCCGGTGAAGCTCTGGGGCAAACGGGCCGTGGGCATGGCGGAATTGTTCACGGGTCGGGCGAAGAAGTTTCGGCTGGAGCGGATGGAGGACGTGGTTGAGCGTGTCAAGTCGATCAACGCCGATCACTTGCTGATTACGGGTGATCTGACGACCACGGCCATGCGTCGCGAATTTGAGCAGGCAAGAGAGGCGTTAGGGCCGCTGCTCGGTGACCCGGATCGGGTGTCGATCTTGCCGGGCAATCACGACCGGTACACGTCGCGATCGGTTCGGACGCGGGCGTTTGAGCGAGTTTTCGGGGCGTTCTCGCCGGGGGATAGCTTCCCCTGGTTGCGCCATCTCGATGAACGCACGGCGATTCTGGCGTTGGATGCAACGCGGGCGCACCTTTCGGCCACCGGACGGTTGCCGGACGATCAGTTTCACCAGGCGAGGGAACTGCTCCTGACGACCGATCCGAGGCCGAAGCGGCTGATTGTGGCGTGCCATTATCCGGTGGCCGCGCCGGAGGCGTATCAGTCGGAACTGCGAAAGAAGCGGATGGTCAACGCGGCGGACGTGGCGCGTTGGCTGCGGAGGGTCGGGCCTCACCTGTATTGCAGCGGACATGTGCATGCGGCCTGGGCGCACCGGCCGCACGAAGTGCCGGAGCAACTTAGCCTGAACGCGGGAGCCCCCCTGCTCCGTGACCCGACCGGACGACGGCCGCCGGGGTTTCTGGAGATCGACCTGACGGAGCAATCGGTGACGGTCAAGCATCACGCCTGGACCGGGATGGACTGGTCGATCATGCCGATGGTAACGGACCTCCGCCTGTTCGGCAGTGAGGCCGGCTCGCTCGTCCGGGACTGA
- a CDS encoding CPBP family intramembrane glutamic endopeptidase, producing the protein MRAYHEPGPGSVAKAPPSRVFARPEGGGEGRRVGRSGGYWSQCRGASAAIMMVLPLLAIYEGGIAALGGDEALRAGVDAWIGRLTPDRFRVPDWAPSVVLALGLIAWRIAEPGRFRMRWLVVAIVECAVLGAGLLALFRWFDHWFEAAGGSLPLEVASPVELDLNAGELIGLVGAGIFEEAVFRLGLLGLCYAVLRVLLIPNVLATAMAVSGSALLFSMAHHVGEVPGAFSWSTFVFRWLAGVYFAWVMILRGFGIAVGTHLAYDLLVVADPWAG; encoded by the coding sequence ATGAGAGCCTACCACGAACCTGGCCCTGGCTCGGTTGCGAAGGCCCCTCCGTCGCGGGTGTTTGCTCGGCCTGAGGGGGGGGGAGAGGGGCGTCGTGTGGGGCGATCGGGAGGGTACTGGTCGCAATGCCGAGGGGCGTCGGCGGCGATCATGATGGTCTTGCCGTTGCTGGCGATCTATGAGGGAGGGATCGCGGCGCTCGGCGGGGACGAAGCGTTGCGGGCCGGGGTGGATGCCTGGATCGGCCGCTTGACGCCCGATCGGTTCCGGGTGCCTGACTGGGCACCTTCGGTTGTTCTGGCCCTGGGTCTGATCGCCTGGCGGATTGCCGAGCCGGGACGGTTCCGCATGAGGTGGCTGGTGGTGGCGATTGTCGAATGTGCGGTGCTGGGGGCCGGGTTGCTTGCCCTGTTCCGATGGTTCGATCACTGGTTCGAAGCCGCCGGCGGAAGCTTGCCCCTGGAAGTTGCCTCGCCGGTTGAATTGGACCTGAACGCGGGCGAATTGATCGGCCTGGTGGGTGCCGGAATTTTCGAAGAGGCCGTGTTCCGGCTGGGTCTGCTCGGGCTTTGCTATGCGGTCTTGAGGGTCTTGCTCATCCCCAATGTACTGGCGACGGCAATGGCGGTGAGTGGCTCGGCGCTGCTGTTCTCGATGGCGCATCATGTCGGCGAGGTGCCGGGGGCGTTTTCCTGGTCAACGTTCGTTTTTCGATGGCTGGCAGGGGTTTACTTCGCCTGGGTGATGATCTTGAGGGGGTTCGGGATCGCCGTTGGCACGCATCTCGCGTACGATCTGCTGGTGGTGGCAGACCCGTGGGCGGGCTGA
- a CDS encoding c-type cytochrome has translation MTIAWRKFWIIGLIALAGCSASEPVEFTHDPRLSGEEFAEKPKARHAVESIVDEMFGESPALLRVPRGSGLPEGGRYLAGLVQEGDDPEDIRPVVYYPAGSDTPVPIAGGQALYHRHCLHCHGISGDGQGPTAAFLYPRPRDYRRGLFKFTSTDYGDKPSRDDLRRVLHHGIDGTSMPAFKAQMTDAEMEQVIDYVLFLTYRGEVERMVLEEASFYEESDFEDEESLEFFREDVAEIAEFEIFARWTDALEGLNLVEPITPRVPPTQESIERGRDLFLGVSRDVKLECAGCHGAQGTGDGPSWIDPETFNRYVFIENYDPTSKTTLETLQQIADEQQRRWSDEWGDPLRPADLNRGVYKGGRRPIDLYWRIATGITGTAMPGHVQALSDPDDLWNLVNFVLALPQQPDLLRPDQVQKLGADTIPEAASTAAR, from the coding sequence GTGACCATCGCGTGGCGAAAGTTCTGGATCATCGGCCTGATTGCCCTGGCCGGCTGTAGTGCGTCGGAACCCGTCGAGTTTACTCACGACCCCCGCCTCTCCGGCGAGGAGTTCGCCGAGAAACCCAAGGCCCGACACGCCGTCGAGTCCATCGTTGATGAGATGTTCGGCGAGTCTCCCGCCTTGCTCCGAGTCCCTCGGGGTTCCGGCCTTCCCGAAGGCGGACGCTACCTCGCGGGTCTTGTCCAGGAAGGCGACGATCCCGAGGACATCCGACCGGTCGTCTACTATCCGGCCGGTTCCGACACGCCGGTGCCGATCGCCGGGGGCCAGGCTCTTTACCATCGCCACTGCTTGCACTGCCACGGCATCTCCGGAGACGGTCAGGGACCGACCGCCGCGTTCCTCTACCCCAGGCCCCGTGACTACCGCCGCGGCCTGTTCAAGTTCACCTCGACCGACTACGGCGACAAGCCCTCCCGAGACGATCTGCGCCGCGTCCTTCATCACGGCATCGACGGCACCTCCATGCCCGCCTTCAAGGCCCAGATGACCGACGCCGAAATGGAGCAGGTCATCGACTATGTCCTCTTTCTCACCTATCGCGGCGAGGTCGAACGGATGGTCCTCGAAGAAGCCTCCTTCTACGAAGAGAGCGACTTCGAAGACGAGGAGAGCCTGGAATTCTTCCGAGAAGACGTCGCGGAAATCGCCGAGTTCGAAATCTTCGCCCGCTGGACCGATGCCCTCGAAGGGCTGAATCTGGTCGAGCCGATCACCCCCCGCGTCCCTCCCACGCAGGAGAGCATCGAACGGGGTCGTGATCTTTTCCTCGGCGTCTCCCGCGATGTGAAGCTCGAATGTGCCGGCTGCCACGGGGCCCAGGGAACCGGAGACGGCCCAAGCTGGATCGACCCGGAAACGTTCAATCGCTACGTCTTCATCGAAAATTACGACCCCACCAGCAAAACGACTCTTGAAACCCTTCAGCAAATTGCCGACGAACAACAGCGCCGCTGGAGCGACGAATGGGGCGACCCGCTCCGCCCCGCTGACCTGAACCGAGGCGTTTACAAGGGGGGGCGTCGGCCGATCGACCTCTACTGGCGGATCGCCACCGGCATTACCGGCACCGCCATGCCCGGCCACGTTCAGGCGTTGAGTGATCCGGACGACCTCTGGAATCTGGTCAACTTCGTCCTCGCCTTGCCCCAGCAACCCGACTTGCTCCGACCCGATCAGGTCCAGAAACTCGGGGCTGACACCATCCCTGAAGCCGCCTCGACCGCGGCCCGCTGA